In Flavobacterium sp. N1736, the following are encoded in one genomic region:
- a CDS encoding nuclear transport factor 2 family protein — protein MKINPSFSRLKTILIAILLLQFHFGFSQEKKNSELYKTIMSKDSLLFNVGFNTCDISQFENLFSDDLEFYHDKVGASDKALFLKNFRKGLCGSTGTYQSRRYLVPNTTEVYPLYDKGVLYGAMQMGIHQFYEKSAGKNESLANAKENFASTARFTHVWILTSGVWKLRRCFSYDHQTAKNSETETK, from the coding sequence ATGAAAATCAATCCATCTTTTTCCCGATTAAAAACAATTTTAATTGCGATATTACTTTTACAATTCCATTTTGGATTTTCTCAAGAGAAAAAAAACTCAGAACTATACAAAACTATAATGTCAAAAGACAGCCTTCTCTTTAACGTTGGCTTTAATACTTGCGACATTTCACAGTTTGAAAACCTGTTTAGTGACGATCTTGAATTTTACCACGACAAAGTCGGCGCTTCGGACAAGGCTTTATTTCTAAAAAATTTTAGAAAAGGTTTGTGTGGTTCAACAGGAACTTATCAATCCAGAAGATATTTAGTACCAAACACGACAGAAGTTTATCCATTATACGATAAAGGCGTTCTGTACGGTGCGATGCAAATGGGCATTCATCAATTTTATGAAAAATCAGCTGGTAAAAATGAATCTCTGGCAAACGCAAAAGAAAATTTTGCCAGCACGGCGAGATTTACACATGTCTGGATATTAACAAGTGGAGTTTGGAAATTGAGAAGATGTTTTAGCTATGATCATCAAACTGCAAAAAATTCTGAAACCGAAACAAAATAA
- a CDS encoding nuclear transport factor 2 family protein, giving the protein MMRMINTLAFFILFLNREAKAQTNTEVSKIDLLKTEINKMDSLLFDVAFNQCDAGLFKKLIADDIEFYDDRFGLSTSKGNEIKSLIEKCASSDKLTRKLTSCTIDKLGDFGAVQLGEHTFLVNDIPVGTGKFIHIWEQKDENWQLKRIVSYEHRPIEK; this is encoded by the coding sequence ATGATGCGTATGATAAACACATTAGCCTTTTTTATATTGTTTTTAAACAGAGAAGCAAAGGCTCAAACGAATACTGAAGTTTCAAAAATCGATCTTCTAAAAACCGAAATCAACAAAATGGACAGTTTGCTTTTTGATGTGGCATTTAATCAATGTGATGCCGGTCTTTTCAAAAAACTAATTGCTGATGACATTGAGTTTTACGACGATCGTTTCGGATTAAGTACTTCAAAAGGAAACGAAATAAAATCTTTAATAGAAAAATGTGCAAGTTCAGATAAACTTACACGCAAATTAACTTCCTGCACAATTGATAAACTGGGAGATTTTGGCGCTGTACAATTGGGAGAACATACCTTTCTCGTCAACGATATTCCCGTTGGAACAGGAAAATTTATTCATATTTGGGAGCAAAAAGATGAAAATTGGCAACTAAAAAGAATCGTTAGTTATGAACACAGACCTATTGAAAAATAG
- a CDS encoding SLATT domain-containing protein: MADDNLINEESSKETNKDVITAKINSVKKSIESQIKSLTIKARINKYGAVAVQSCIIVCSVITPILIGWTPKDDMLNNYALICSAVTAGGTMIYNFFSYRDLWVEYKISRNEFITLLAELEYLQSSGPENIDEKKVDALFQKYIQIRNEIGKNYRRIRSDKDIPNPNPKSDTAIDSSTKQSIDPSTKQSN; the protein is encoded by the coding sequence ATGGCAGATGATAATTTAATCAATGAAGAATCAAGTAAAGAAACTAATAAAGACGTTATTACTGCAAAAATCAATTCAGTAAAAAAATCTATCGAATCTCAAATAAAATCACTGACAATAAAAGCAAGAATAAACAAATATGGTGCTGTGGCTGTGCAATCCTGCATTATTGTTTGTTCGGTTATCACTCCTATTTTAATTGGCTGGACACCAAAAGACGATATGCTAAATAATTATGCCTTAATATGCAGTGCCGTTACAGCAGGAGGAACTATGATTTATAACTTTTTTAGTTATAGAGATTTATGGGTTGAATATAAAATTTCAAGAAATGAGTTTATAACATTATTAGCAGAACTCGAATACCTGCAATCGTCAGGTCCTGAAAATATAGATGAAAAAAAAGTTGATGCGCTTTTTCAAAAATACATTCAAATTCGTAATGAAATAGGAAAAAATTATCGCAGAATTCGATCTGATAAAGATATTCCAAACCCTAATCCTAAATCTGATACTGCAATTGATTCATCAACAAAACAATCAATTGATCCATCAACAAAACAATCCAATTAA